A region from the Lolium perenne isolate Kyuss_39 chromosome 4, Kyuss_2.0, whole genome shotgun sequence genome encodes:
- the LOC139839119 gene encoding uncharacterized protein → MAQLLRLMMEDREAARAERQANLATLQHLAQLATGNANNNNGGNGNGDHRSKLKDFQSTNPPIFAKCTEPLDTDDWLRTIENNLEVAGVGDDEKNVKAIQAEGHVINWEEFKAKFRKTHIPSGLIKLMKDKFMNLRQGSMSVVEYMDKFTTLSSILVAVPYPDLESLVDASIMVESKRKNAFENRKRKAMLQQGSSSTQRPRSFPPPRPAPQPQRTPPPAPRPNNPNRNFNPQRSGGSNYNPNYNCQNNIVCPSTNGCYTCGQPGHFSKECPNKMNTAQGTNAPKPNQGQARTAAGRNQNQKKPAGPARGHLNHINAEEAQEAPDIVLGTFPINSVPSIVLFDSGASHSFVTKPFARKSGLRPTIMRRPMLVQIPGTSTKTDLSCKDVPTDIQGKRFHANLIVLGEQGLEVILGMDWMVQYKGHIDCARRAITMTTEDGEIIEHIATMPSSKALCKKSVTSPALHEVPVACEYPKVFPDELPGLAGYYRKFVEGFSSIARPLTQLLKKDKKFEWTDKCEASFQELKKRLVTAPVLTMPDITKDFDVYCDASKLGLGSVLMQEGKVIAYLSRQLRPHEMNYPTHDLELAAVVHALKTWRHYLVWNRCEIYTDHKSLKYIFTQRELNMRQSRWMELIKDYDLGIHYHPGKSNVVADALSREPCSLNALIKIAQPWLYEELEEFGLELVSHGFLANLELQPTLFDQIKEAQVGHESIEGIKRRMDREEVSGFTIDANGVLWYKRHLCVPNIEDLKQLIMKEAHDTP, encoded by the exons ATGGCGCAACTTCTGCGCCTTATGATGGAAGACCGTGAGGCAGCCCGTGCAGAGCGCCAAGCTAACCTTGCTACCCTTCAGCACCTCGCTCAACTTGCTACTGGTAACGCCAACAACAATAATGGCGGGAATGGAAATGGAGACCATCGCTCTAAGCTGAAGGATTTCCAGAGCACTAACCCTCCTATTTTCGCCAAGTGCACTGAACCTCTCGACACCgatgattggcttcgcaccatTGAGAACAACCTGGAGGTCGCCGGAGTCGGCGATgatgagaag AATGTCAAGGCTATTCAAGCTGAAGGACACGTCATCAACTGGGAAGAATTCAAGGCCAAGTTCCGCAAGACCCACATTCCATCTGGACTGATCAAGCTCATGAAGGACAAGTTCATGAATCTGAGGCAAGGAAGCATGTCTGTTGTGGAATACATGGACAAGTTCACCACACTGTCCAG tATCTTGGTGGCTGTTCCATACCCAGACCTTGAGTCGCTGGTAGATGCCTCTATCATGGTTGAGAGCAAGCGCAAGAATGCgtttgagaaccgcaagcgcaaggCGATGCTGCAGCAAGGCAGCTCCAGCACTCAGCGACCCCGTAGTTTCCCTCCACCCAGACCAGCGCCCCAGCCACAGAGGACACCACCCCCTGCACCtcgccccaacaaccccaaccgcAACTTCAACCCTCAGCGTTCTGGAGGAAGCAACTACAATCCCAACTATAACTGCCAGAACAACATTGTCTGCCCCTCCACCAATGGATGCTACACCTGCGGACAGCCGGGTCATTTCTCCAAGGAGTGTCCCAACAAGATGAACACTGCTCAGGGCACCAATGCGCCCAAGCCAAATCAGGGTCAAGCCCGTACTGCCGCCGGAAGGAACCAGAACCAGAAGAAACCAGCTGGACCAGCTAGGGGACACCTCAACCACATCAACgctgaagaagctcaggaagctccGGATATCGTTCTGGGTACGTTTCCCATCAACTCAGTACCCTCCATCgtcttgtttgattccggagcatcgcattcgtttgttactaaGCCGTTCGCTAGAAAGAGTGGCTTAAGGCCTACCATCATGAGACGGCCTATGCTAGTTCAAATTCCGGGAACCTCCACCAAAACGGATCTATCCTGCAAGGATGTTCCTACAGATATTCAGGGGAAGCGTTTTCACGCCAATCTGATAGTATTGGGTGAGCAAGGTCTGGAAGTTATTCTTGGCATGGATTGGATGGTCCAGTATAAGGGTCATATCGACTGTGCTCGccgagccataaccatgactactgAAGACGGCGAGATAATTGAACATATAGCCACCATGCCATCATCGAAGGCCTTATGCAAGAAGAGTGTCACCAGTCCAGCCCTGCATGAAGTACCCGTTGCTTGTGAGTATCCTAAAGTTTTCCCAGATGaattacccg gattggcgggttattaccgcaaGTTCGTTGAGGGATTCTCCAGCATTGCGAGACCCTTAACGCAGCtgttgaagaaggataagaagttcgAGTGGACCGATAAATGTGAGGCCAGTTTTCAGGAACTCAAGAAGAGATTAGTCACAGCCCCCGTCTTGACCATGCCTGATATCACCAAGGATTTTGATGTATACTGCGATGCATCTAAACTTGGTTTGGgaagtgtgctgatgcaagaaggaaaggtgataGCCTATCTGTCAAGGCAACTTCGACCGCACGAGATGAATTACCCCACGCATGACTTAGAGCTCGCTGCGGTGGTTCATGCCCTGAAGACCTGGCGTCATTATTTAGTTTGGAATCGCTGCGAGATCTACACTGATCACAAAAGTCTGAAGTATATTTTCACTCAgcgggagctgaacatgaggcaaagcAGATGGATGGAGCTCATCAAGGATTACGACCTCGGCATTCATTATCACCCCGGTAAATCCAACGTTGTAGCTGATGCCCTTAGTCGAGAGCCGTGTTCGCTGAACGCCCTGATCAAGATTGCTCAACCCTGGCTGTATGAAGAACTTGAGGAGTTCGGCCTCGAGTTGGTTAGCCACGGTTTCCTGGCAAACCTTGAGCTGCAGCCTACCTTGTTTGatcagatcaaagaagctcaggTGGGGCATGAAAGTATTGAAGGAATCAAGCGTAGGATGGATAGGGAAGAAGTTTCTGGCTTCACCATTGATGCCAACGGAGTTTTGTGGTACAAAAGACACCTCTGTGTACCCAATATCGAAGACTTGAAGCAACTCATcatgaaggaagctcacgacaccccctaa